From the genome of Fibrobacter sp.:
TATCCGTGAAGGTGGCCGTACCGTTGGTGCTGGTTCCGTAACCGAAATCATCAAGTAATCAGGATTAAAAATGCCTAGAGAACTCATCGTGCTCGAATGCACAGAATGCAATCAGCGCAACTATGATTGCGACAAGAACAAGCGTCTTCACCCCTCCCGCGTGGAGTACAAGAAGTACTGCCGGTTCTGCCGCAAGCATACCGTTCACAAGGAATCCAAGTAAGGAATTCGGAATAGGTCGGTAGCTCAATTGGTAGAGTCACGGTCTCCAAAACCGTTGGTTGGGGGTTCGAGTCCCTCCCGACCTGCTCGCTTCCTCAGGAGTCATTATGCGTAAGATCCAGCAATATGTGAAAGAGTCTATCCAGGAATTGAAGAAGGTCACCTGGCCTACTTGGGAAGAACTTAAAGGATCAACTCTCGTGGTGATGCTCTTCAGCGTCATTATGGGTTGCTATATTGCCGGTCTCGATGTTGGTCTCTCTTGGGTTATCGACAAGATTATGGGGAGGGGCTAGCATGAAACGCTGGTACGCCATCCATACCTTCTCGGGTCAAGAAAACAACATTAAAAAGCACATCGAGCAGATGATTGAGCGCGAAGGCGTTCAAGAAAAGTTCGGCCAGATTATCGTACCGACGCGTGAAGTGGTCAGCAATGTCCGCGGCAAGCGTCGTACTTCTGTTCAGAACCTGTTCCCTGCTTACATCATCATTGAAATGGAGCTGGACGAGCTCACCCAGCACCTGGTGTCGACCATCAATGGCGTCACCCATTTCGCCGGAATGACCCGCACAAGCCGGGTTCCCATTCCGCTTCAACAGAGCGAGGTCGATCGCCTTCTGGGAGTCAATCCTGAAGACACCATCGAAGGCGAGATCCAAATCCCGTACACTATTGGCGATAATGTCTGCATCAAGGAAGGTCCTTTCAAGGGCTTTGTGGGCGTCGTAGATGAGATTATGGAAGACAAGACCAAGATCAAGGTCATGGTTTCCGTTTTCGGTCGTTCTACGCCTGTGGAACTCGGCTTCAACCAAGTCGAATCCACTGACGCTTAATGGTACGGTTTTTGCAACGGAGATAACACAGTGGCAAAGAAAATCACAGGTTATATTAAGCTCCAGATTCCCGCCGGCGCCGCTAACCCGGCTCCCCCGGTAGGTCCCGCCCTTGGTCAGAAGGGTGTGAACATCATGGAGTTCTGCAAGCAGTTTAACGCTAAGACCCAGAACGACAAGGGAATGATTATCCCGGTCGTCATTACGGTCTATGCGGACAAGAGCTTTACCTTCATCACGAAGGTATCGCCGGTCCCGGCCCTCATCAAGAAGGCTGCCGGAATCGAGAGCGGCTCTGGTGAACCCAACCGTAAAAAGGTTGCAAAGATCACCAAGGCCCAGGTCCAGGATATCGCCCAAAAGAAGATGCCGGATCTAAACACAATCGACCTCGAAGCCGCTATGCGCATGGTTGCGGGCACTGCTCGTTCCATGGGCGTCGAAGTGGTTGACTGAGGCAGGTAATTCACCGTTACGTA
Proteins encoded in this window:
- the nusG gene encoding transcription termination/antitermination factor NusG yields the protein MKRWYAIHTFSGQENNIKKHIEQMIEREGVQEKFGQIIVPTREVVSNVRGKRRTSVQNLFPAYIIIEMELDELTQHLVSTINGVTHFAGMTRTSRVPIPLQQSEVDRLLGVNPEDTIEGEIQIPYTIGDNVCIKEGPFKGFVGVVDEIMEDKTKIKVMVSVFGRSTPVELGFNQVESTDA
- the rplK gene encoding 50S ribosomal protein L11; translated protein: MAKKITGYIKLQIPAGAANPAPPVGPALGQKGVNIMEFCKQFNAKTQNDKGMIIPVVITVYADKSFTFITKVSPVPALIKKAAGIESGSGEPNRKKVAKITKAQVQDIAQKKMPDLNTIDLEAAMRMVAGTARSMGVEVVD
- the secE gene encoding preprotein translocase subunit SecE — encoded protein: MRKIQQYVKESIQELKKVTWPTWEELKGSTLVVMLFSVIMGCYIAGLDVGLSWVIDKIMGRG
- the rpmG gene encoding 50S ribosomal protein L33, translated to MPRELIVLECTECNQRNYDCDKNKRLHPSRVEYKKYCRFCRKHTVHKESK